The following coding sequences lie in one Fusibacter sp. A1 genomic window:
- a CDS encoding PP2C family protein-serine/threonine phosphatase gives MEMLQAKAKERHMLLVEFGLIVGVCIAGLFFYVQMHDRIAEIYLSYPMMFMAGTTFNIVLLVSAFLLFNTTYYSFVSYRGTKMLILSTTSGYFAVVYLFYFILNALGAHSTALDTAFMRSEVILTFLLFVFAVGTLTSSFIDNDIKFMDLTGIKKGMPFAIGLALSAVTFVSMHLLGRIDSQPLFDRLNQIFLSAAILLTLSVIVMKIRNYILTLERIQIRLAVSAVFMTSAMVLRLLPPFNGPVRSLFFYIYLIAGLLIYVYAIFKYNISIPVKHQKNAEQQVKLYAENLEKIVQKRTADMRKANMQFIRDIEYAKNIQQSLLPGTHLEFENTDFVAAYYPCERLSGDFYDVFRIDPETIGMYVLDVSGHGVPAALMTMFCMNYIKSSERLINVYRAKKPQRNLKHFFEAFNKMNFPDEMHMVMFIASYDEPSRVLTYCSGGMNTLPYVVRQNGEVIRLDDSTGFPICKVGSFYTPEFHSAKIELSVGDRVFFYTDGLTDKGKTQIYDDKKIIDLMLSHRKKSIQGIKEVLTSEIGSVAHKLDDDITFIIMDITK, from the coding sequence ATGGAAATGTTGCAGGCTAAGGCGAAGGAACGCCATATGCTACTTGTTGAATTCGGTCTGATAGTTGGAGTATGTATTGCAGGACTGTTTTTTTATGTACAAATGCACGATAGAATTGCTGAAATCTACCTTTCTTACCCGATGATGTTTATGGCAGGAACGACCTTTAACATCGTACTGCTTGTGAGCGCCTTTTTACTGTTCAATACGACCTACTACTCCTTTGTGAGTTATCGGGGAACAAAAATGTTGATTCTGTCGACGACCTCAGGCTATTTCGCGGTTGTCTATCTTTTCTACTTCATACTGAACGCCCTAGGGGCACATAGCACAGCACTCGATACGGCATTTATGAGGAGTGAGGTCATACTTACTTTCTTACTGTTCGTGTTTGCTGTGGGTACTTTAACCTCGAGTTTTATTGATAATGATATCAAGTTTATGGATCTTACAGGAATCAAGAAGGGGATGCCTTTTGCTATCGGATTGGCCTTGTCTGCGGTCACCTTTGTCAGCATGCATCTTTTGGGTCGGATTGATTCACAACCCTTGTTCGACCGTCTGAACCAAATCTTCCTATCCGCCGCGATCCTTTTGACTCTCAGTGTGATTGTCATGAAAATACGTAACTACATCTTGACGCTGGAGCGGATTCAGATTCGTCTGGCTGTAAGTGCCGTATTTATGACATCGGCGATGGTGCTCAGGCTGTTGCCACCTTTTAACGGTCCTGTTCGAAGTCTATTCTTTTATATTTATCTGATTGCTGGTCTGCTGATTTATGTTTATGCGATATTCAAATACAATATCAGCATACCTGTAAAGCATCAGAAAAATGCGGAACAGCAGGTTAAGCTCTATGCGGAAAACCTAGAAAAAATCGTGCAAAAAAGAACAGCTGATATGCGAAAGGCCAACATGCAGTTTATCAGAGATATCGAATATGCTAAAAACATTCAACAATCCTTATTGCCTGGAACTCATCTGGAATTTGAAAACACCGATTTTGTGGCAGCCTACTATCCATGCGAAAGGTTGAGCGGCGATTTTTACGACGTCTTTAGAATTGATCCGGAAACCATCGGCATGTATGTTTTGGACGTTTCGGGGCACGGTGTGCCTGCGGCGCTGATGACCATGTTCTGTATGAATTACATCAAGTCATCCGAAAGGCTGATCAACGTGTATAGGGCGAAGAAACCTCAACGTAATCTCAAGCATTTCTTTGAAGCCTTCAATAAGATGAATTTTCCTGATGAAATGCATATGGTCATGTTCATCGCTTCTTACGATGAGCCGTCAAGGGTGCTGACCTACTGCTCCGGAGGTATGAATACGCTTCCGTATGTCGTCAGACAGAACGGCGAAGTCATAAGGCTTGACGATTCCACCGGTTTTCCTATCTGTAAGGTAGGAAGTTTCTATACGCCTGAATTCCATAGCGCTAAAATCGAGTTAAGCGTTGGAGACCGTGTGTTCTTTTATACGGATGGACTGACCGACAAAGGCAAGACACAGATTTATGACGACAAAAAGATTATCGACCTGATGCTTAGTCATCGTAAAAAGTCGATTCAAGGCATAAAAGAAGTGCTAACCAGCGAAATAGGCAGTGTCGCCCATAAGTTGGATGACGATATCACGTTCATCATCATGGACATAACAAAATAG
- a CDS encoding nucleoside kinase, which translates to MSDCFIRIGELFEIESKIGTPLADIARQIQSEHDSQIVAFKVNNHFKELSDTLKECHNYLEIVDMNNPDGIRIYQRSLAFVFIRAVKELYAGATVDIQHSLSKGLFCVVHKSPALCEADMALITEKMKELIALDEPFLKTKITNEEAEVIFREQHMEAKAKLLKYRQTDNINIYSYGWLKDYFYGYMLVSAGGLSAFELTFFDGGIILRHPTAYSGGQVPPFEPQPKLAQIHREAEKWGDILNVGYIYNINELIESDQIREQILITEALHEKKIAEIADHISANDKRLILIAGPSSSGKTTFANRLKIQLRVNGLHPVTMGTDDYFVNREFTPVDENGKYDFEAIEAVDLDQFNKDLAALLDGQEVELPTFNFLLGVREYRGKKMKIGAHQPIIIEGIHGLNPKLTSDISEEDKFRIYISCLTQLNIDNHNRIPTTDSRLFRRIVRDNNYRGHNALTTLKLWASVRRGEERNIFPYQETADVMFNSAMVYELAVLKKHIEPLLLEIPETEPEFAEAKRLLKFLSYVKSIETNDEIPNTSIVREFVGGSVFRE; encoded by the coding sequence ATGTCAGACTGTTTCATTCGCATAGGGGAATTATTTGAAATTGAATCGAAGATAGGTACACCGCTAGCAGACATCGCAAGACAGATACAAAGTGAGCATGACAGTCAAATCGTGGCGTTCAAGGTGAACAATCATTTTAAAGAGTTATCCGATACGCTCAAGGAATGCCATAACTACCTTGAGATCGTGGACATGAACAATCCGGACGGCATCAGGATCTATCAGAGAAGCCTGGCTTTCGTGTTCATTCGAGCGGTAAAAGAGTTATATGCGGGTGCGACCGTTGACATTCAACATTCACTCAGCAAGGGCTTGTTTTGCGTGGTGCATAAGTCCCCCGCGCTTTGCGAGGCGGATATGGCCCTGATTACAGAAAAAATGAAAGAACTGATCGCTCTTGACGAGCCTTTCTTAAAGACGAAGATTACAAATGAGGAAGCAGAAGTCATCTTTCGTGAGCAGCATATGGAAGCAAAGGCGAAGCTTTTGAAATACAGGCAAACCGATAATATCAACATCTATAGCTACGGTTGGCTGAAGGATTATTTTTACGGATACATGCTTGTCAGCGCCGGCGGCTTGTCTGCGTTTGAGCTGACGTTCTTCGACGGTGGAATCATTCTGAGACACCCTACGGCGTATTCGGGCGGTCAAGTACCTCCGTTCGAACCGCAACCCAAGCTTGCTCAAATACATAGAGAAGCTGAAAAATGGGGTGACATCCTAAACGTCGGCTACATTTACAATATCAATGAACTGATCGAGAGCGATCAGATCAGAGAACAGATTCTGATCACCGAAGCGCTTCATGAGAAAAAAATCGCGGAGATCGCCGACCATATCAGTGCGAACGATAAGCGACTTATTCTGATCGCGGGACCGTCGTCTTCTGGAAAGACCACCTTTGCCAATCGGCTTAAAATCCAACTGCGGGTGAACGGTCTTCATCCTGTGACGATGGGAACAGACGATTACTTTGTGAATAGGGAATTCACGCCTGTCGACGAAAACGGAAAGTATGATTTTGAAGCGATCGAAGCTGTGGATCTTGATCAGTTCAACAAGGACCTGGCCGCTCTTCTTGATGGTCAGGAGGTGGAACTGCCAACGTTCAACTTTTTACTGGGTGTGCGCGAGTACCGGGGTAAGAAAATGAAAATCGGTGCCCATCAGCCGATCATCATCGAAGGAATTCATGGACTGAATCCGAAACTGACAAGCGATATCAGTGAGGAGGACAAGTTCAGAATCTATATCTCCTGCTTGACGCAGCTTAATATCGACAACCACAATCGAATTCCGACAACGGATTCAAGATTGTTCAGACGTATTGTCAGGGATAACAATTACAGAGGACATAACGCCCTCACAACGCTTAAATTATGGGCTTCTGTCAGAAGAGGCGAAGAGCGAAACATCTTCCCATATCAGGAAACGGCCGATGTGATGTTCAATTCCGCAATGGTCTATGAACTAGCGGTCCTAAAAAAACATATCGAACCGCTACTTCTAGAAATTCCTGAAACAGAACCGGAATTCGCCGAAGCGAAAAGATTGTTAAAGTTCCTAAGCTATGTGAAGTCGATCGAAACGAATGATGAAATACCGAATACGTCAATTGTCAGGGAGTTCGTGGGCGGTAGCGTATTCAGAGAATAA
- the lepB gene encoding signal peptidase I, giving the protein MTNETKQKIKNEIKEWTKSLLFALAVGGLILLFARPSFIIGPSMEPTFHDKTVVLVEKISYITGEPQMGDIIVAKTGIELNSFMNKSVIKRVIGLSGDHILIKDGLVEINGKVIDENYIRDGFTNGTFEGTVPENHVFIMGDNRVNSNDSRYSEIGYVPIGDIKGKVYFRIFPFNEIASF; this is encoded by the coding sequence ATGACTAACGAAACGAAGCAAAAAATCAAAAATGAGATCAAGGAATGGACCAAATCGCTCCTTTTCGCACTTGCAGTAGGCGGACTTATCCTATTGTTTGCCAGACCTTCATTTATTATCGGACCTTCGATGGAACCGACCTTCCATGATAAGACGGTGGTGCTTGTTGAAAAAATCTCATACATCACAGGCGAACCTCAAATGGGCGATATCATTGTCGCAAAAACCGGGATTGAACTTAATTCATTTATGAACAAATCCGTCATAAAGCGAGTGATCGGACTATCTGGGGACCACATACTGATTAAGGACGGACTTGTCGAGATCAACGGTAAAGTGATTGACGAAAACTATATCCGCGATGGTTTCACAAACGGCACATTCGAGGGAACCGTACCTGAGAACCATGTATTCATCATGGGGGATAACCGTGTGAATTCAAACGATTCACGCTATAGCGAGATCGGTTATGTGCCGATTGGGGATATCAAGGGAAAAGTATATTTTAGAATTTTCCCGTTCAACGAGATAGCTTCATTTTAA
- the lepB gene encoding signal peptidase I: MKNKVYQIGTAVLVGLAAFALFSTYARPNVVHGNSMATTIEDGDIVLVEKVSVVKHNFEHGDIVLLTSDLEINGTKHAKLTKRIIGLPGDHIEIKDGLVYLNGKMILESYLSDGGTIGKLDRVVPRDHLFVLGDNRLESIDSRHASVGFVPVEAIDGKAYLRVFPFRKFGDITHD; the protein is encoded by the coding sequence ATGAAAAACAAAGTGTATCAGATAGGTACGGCAGTACTAGTGGGTCTTGCGGCATTTGCCCTTTTTTCGACCTATGCAAGACCTAATGTGGTTCACGGCAACTCGATGGCTACTACCATCGAAGACGGTGATATCGTGCTTGTTGAGAAAGTGAGTGTTGTAAAGCATAATTTCGAACATGGCGATATCGTGCTGTTGACATCCGATTTAGAAATAAACGGAACAAAGCACGCGAAACTGACCAAAAGAATCATTGGATTACCTGGAGACCATATTGAAATAAAAGACGGTCTGGTCTACTTAAATGGAAAAATGATACTGGAAAGCTATCTTTCGGATGGTGGAACCATCGGTAAGCTCGATAGGGTCGTGCCAAGGGACCATCTTTTTGTTCTGGGAGATAATCGGTTGGAATCGATCGATTCAAGGCATGCTTCAGTAGGATTTGTACCAGTTGAAGCGATTGACGGTAAAGCTTATCTAAGAGTCTTTCCGTTTAGAAAATTTGGAGATATTACACATGACTAA
- a CDS encoding RluA family pseudouridine synthase → MQTFTIDAQSGDQRLDRYIGKLLPKASKGEVQKWIRTKKIKVNSTRGEASQRLEIGDVINVFLPDPVIKDYSEDVRVVNPGKIGLDILFEDDELLVVDKPWGLLTHPDKSEYKNTLATKVQYYLRALSTPTFKPSSINRLDKNTSGLVLFCKTYESLKHYNELMRERKIEKRYMAVVEGQLVDRRVIKGYLVKNEAKNQVSLISRPVPGAKEVLTIVEPLEYKAGYTKVLIDLKTGRSHQIRASLASIGHPIVGDSKYGGKKLKGVTTQLLHAHYLKVEDKIFEKPNQYLEDFWASI, encoded by the coding sequence ATGCAAACATTTACAATTGATGCGCAGTCCGGCGATCAGCGTTTAGACCGCTATATCGGAAAATTGCTGCCAAAAGCATCAAAGGGTGAAGTCCAGAAGTGGATCAGAACTAAAAAAATAAAAGTCAACAGCACGCGCGGCGAAGCAAGTCAAAGGCTTGAAATAGGCGATGTGATCAACGTGTTCCTACCAGACCCTGTCATAAAGGATTACTCAGAAGACGTGAGGGTCGTAAACCCTGGCAAGATCGGACTGGATATTCTATTTGAAGATGATGAGCTTCTTGTGGTGGATAAACCGTGGGGTCTTCTTACGCATCCGGACAAGAGTGAATACAAGAACACGCTTGCGACAAAAGTGCAGTATTACCTTAGAGCCTTGAGCACGCCTACATTCAAGCCGTCTAGCATCAACAGGCTGGACAAGAACACAAGCGGTCTGGTGCTGTTTTGCAAGACCTATGAATCGTTAAAGCACTATAACGAACTGATGCGCGAAAGAAAAATTGAGAAAAGGTATATGGCCGTTGTCGAAGGGCAGCTCGTGGACCGAAGGGTGATCAAAGGGTATCTTGTGAAGAACGAAGCGAAAAATCAAGTGTCGCTTATCAGCAGACCGGTCCCAGGTGCCAAGGAAGTCCTGACTATCGTGGAACCGCTCGAGTACAAGGCGGGGTACACGAAAGTGCTTATCGACCTAAAAACAGGAAGGTCGCATCAGATCAGGGCGAGTCTTGCGTCGATCGGGCATCCGATAGTCGGAGACAGCAAGTACGGCGGCAAGAAACTCAAGGGCGTCACGACACAACTGCTGCATGCCCACTATTTAAAAGTGGAAGATAAAATTTTTGAGAAACCTAATCAATATTTAGAAGATTTTTGGGCATCTATATAA
- a CDS encoding GNAT family N-acetyltransferase: MFEIVNETWVSAAKAYCFENPLETLEITYYLMHHYGIDEPGAKRGGRLYASIEDDEIEALVLFSQKGIMFISYRSEAMFSKVDFLKTIHREQPIVIRGAQNQVDKVFYFLQRALKSFKFQETFLMEYAGSDSLERDEHIVKASSVDWLKQPHFLLEVEQHFRDQPLTINNLRLKIAKNIDFDFYDVYLHENRVCGQVICEFSTWAYGVIGGLYVRLAFRGQGIGRSLMSASIQQIRAQDKTPILYVAQSNHNAIALYEKMGFKKTIAMMDMVIQL, translated from the coding sequence GTGTTTGAAATAGTGAATGAAACGTGGGTAAGCGCAGCGAAGGCTTATTGTTTTGAAAACCCGCTTGAAACATTGGAAATAACGTATTACTTAATGCATCACTATGGCATTGACGAACCAGGCGCTAAACGTGGTGGCAGATTGTATGCTTCGATAGAGGACGATGAAATCGAAGCACTTGTGCTCTTCAGTCAAAAGGGGATCATGTTTATCAGTTACCGGTCTGAGGCGATGTTTTCGAAGGTGGACTTTTTAAAAACCATCCATAGGGAACAGCCGATTGTCATCAGAGGTGCCCAGAACCAAGTCGACAAGGTGTTCTACTTCTTGCAAAGAGCCTTGAAATCCTTTAAGTTTCAGGAGACTTTCCTGATGGAATACGCAGGGTCAGATAGCCTTGAGCGGGACGAACACATTGTAAAAGCATCGAGTGTCGACTGGCTCAAACAACCGCACTTTCTACTTGAAGTCGAACAGCACTTTAGGGACCAACCCCTAACGATCAATAATTTACGTCTTAAAATTGCGAAGAACATTGATTTTGATTTTTATGATGTCTATTTGCATGAAAATAGAGTTTGTGGCCAGGTGATTTGTGAGTTCAGCACGTGGGCATACGGAGTGATCGGAGGATTGTATGTAAGGCTTGCCTTTAGGGGGCAGGGAATCGGACGATCCTTGATGAGCGCCTCGATCCAACAGATCAGGGCGCAGGACAAGACTCCAATATTGTATGTGGCACAATCCAACCACAATGCGATAGCCTTATATGAGAAAATGGGATTCAAAAAGACGATTGCCATGATGGACATGGTAATACAATTATAG
- a CDS encoding TM1266 family iron-only hydrogenase system putative regulator produces MKKIAVIGAVLDHPEASQSRFNDVLSEFKPIIQGRMGLPFDEYDISVIAITVMGSLDDINTLTGKLGSIPGITVKTSITKKEIDQ; encoded by the coding sequence ATGAAAAAAATCGCAGTAATCGGAGCGGTACTTGACCACCCCGAAGCCAGTCAAAGCAGGTTCAATGATGTATTAAGCGAATTCAAACCCATCATACAGGGTCGAATGGGACTCCCCTTCGACGAGTACGACATCTCTGTGATCGCAATCACGGTGATGGGCTCTTTGGATGATATCAACACACTCACAGGAAAATTGGGCAGTATCCCCGGCATCACTGTCAAAACATCTATCACAAAAAAGGAGATCGACCAATGA